In the Engystomops pustulosus chromosome 2, aEngPut4.maternal, whole genome shotgun sequence genome, one interval contains:
- the LOC140116479 gene encoding aquaporin-5-like — MLKELCAGFHVKAFLAELVATLIFVFVGLGSTLSWSGAMPTVLQIAFTFGLGIGTMVQAVGHISGAHINPAVTIALLVGARISLVQTFFYVIAQMLGAVVGAALLYEFAPPDIRGGFGVNQPSNNTTSGQALAIEIILTMQLVLCIFASTDSQRTDNIGSPAISIGLSVVLGHLLGIYYTGCSMNPARSFGSALMTGNFEYHWIFWVGPITGAIFACLLYDYVFVPQSISPSERLEILRGNFMQENENEERRKQSVGLNSLYNQSNNKEKM, encoded by the exons ATGCTTAAGGAGCTATGTGCAGGATTTCATGTTAAGGCCTTTCTAGCTGAGCTGGTAGCAACACTCATTTTTGTTTTTGTAGGCCTGGGTTCAACGCTATCATGGTCGGGAGCTATGCCTACCGTTTTACAAATAGCTTTTACTTTTGGCTTGGGAATAGGTACAATGGTACAAGCTGTAGGTCACATCAGTGGGGCTCATATCAACCCTGCCGTAACCATAGCCCTGCTCGTGGGGGCTCGAATATCTTTGGTCCAGACCTTCTTCTATGTGATCGCTCAGATGTTGGGGGCTGTGGTTGGTGCTGCTTTACTCTATGAATTTGCACCCCCCGACATTAGGGGAGGTTTTGGCGTGAACCAG CCAAGCAACAATACAACGTCTGGACAAGCTCTCGCTATTGAGATCATTCTTACCATGCAGCTTGTGCTCTGTATCTTTGCTTCAACTGATAGTCAGAGGACGGACAACATTGGTTCTCCAGCCATATCCATAGGACTGTCAGTGGTGTTGGGACATTTACTTGGG ATCTACTACACTGGATGTTCCATGAATCCTGCTCGGTCTTTTGGTTCCGCTTTGATGACAGGAAACTTTGAGTATCATTGG ATTTTCTGGGTGGGGCCGATAACAGGCGCAATCTTTGCATGTCTACTTTATGACTATGTCTTCGTCCCTCAGTCAATAAGTCCCAGCGAGAGGCTGGAAATCCTACGTGGTAACTTCATGCAGGAGAATGAAAACGAAGAGAGACGGAAACAATCTGTAGGCCTTAATTCTCTCTACAATCAATCAAATAACAAAGAAAAAATGTGA